A window of the Bombus huntii isolate Logan2020A chromosome 8, iyBomHunt1.1, whole genome shotgun sequence genome harbors these coding sequences:
- the LOC126868792 gene encoding histone lysine demethylase PHF8-like isoform X2, whose product MELPVTYCLCGRSYDFEQFMIQCDVCKEWYHGGCVSVKEYMSIDLDKYHCPRCEAMCGPSLMKTKLNWHRHDYTEPDADTKPVQTGTPVFIRELKSRHFPKADEVVKHVRGQQLTLQYLQANGFESPIIIDGKDGLDMTVPPPNFSVYDVESYIGGDRDMDVIDVTRQSNIRMKLRDFVEYYNSPCRTRVLNVISLEFTNTGLSPMVEAPYIARKLDWVNSVWPRDWLEDSDIKRPEVQKYCLMGVKDSFTDFHIDFGGTSVWYHVLRGEKVFYLIRPTPANLQLYQHWMCSSTQSETFFGDQADACYKCVIKQGQTMMIPTGWIHAVLTPVDSLVFGGNFVHSLNIPMQLQIYELEKKMKTPAKFQYPGFETINWFAAKKLLKELKELNNEGKKCPAYLLQGVKALLSILKQWNTDKDYNMTSRGQIPETINSQKLLKDFSKEIRHAERYLISLNPPKPERESKRKKKKPLNKDFVDYDVADRMPDNPFKATLKETSKANSTIVESPSSGRPPLKLTLPKPIMYPYAKTQSPTLEEKNVSPVSNRRSSKPGKQSPTVIRFKLGNNEVVRSTHDDINTYNNLHSDHPLGTSKELTWKQTSIYDFHDGSNESDYGRFTIDESPKRKRTPKTNTQKRLKRDYDGDVDVLNDAPKNGIEELLKASAYTLGNGTQRLDVTTSMISQYSQPMPPPTGSGRASPSTREAIAGMLSFSEQCYSTTSNSTSKSTKITKVQTSEDDDQSIENIDKVHQDDDFIYPTLDASDDEDFIFKPKAKSQIDEAWNPKARVGPLLPKTNRPAREGVKKTSVEKGLEAAAAKRAKQSDDYLDNNMDKGSKKKLSTTKRTYNKKKQKNSSVTSATGTSATSSENTAKTSIGFGSILTSPNRLKDVKAKLAAPVPVERKPKKGMKTAKQRLGKILKLHKMMH is encoded by the exons ATGGAGTTACCAGTTACATATTGTTTATGTGGCCGTTCTTACGATTTCGAACAATTTATGATACAATGTGATGTTTGTAAAGAATGGTATCATGGAGG GTGTGTTTCTGTAAAAGAATATATGTCCATAGATCTTGACAAATACCATTGTCCGCGTTGTGAAGCAATGTGCGGGCCATCGCTTA tgaaaacaaaattgaatTGGCATAGACATGATTATACCGAGCCCGATGCTGATACAAAACCAGTTCAAACTGGCACACCAGTATTTATAAGGGAATTAAAATCCAGACATTTTCCAAAAGCTGATGAAGTTGTTAAACATGTTAGAGGACAGCAATTGACTCTTCAATATTTACAAGCTAATGGCTTTGAAAGTCCTATTATAATTGATGGGAAGGATGGACTTGATATGACCGTTCCACCACCAAACTTCAGCGTTTATGATGTCGAAAGTTACATAG GTGGAGATCGAGACATGGATGTAATCGACGTTACAAGACAAAGTAATATCAGAATGAAATTAAGAGACTTTGTTGAATATTACAATTCCCCTTGCAGAACAAGGGTTCTTAATGTGATTAGTCTTGAATTTACAAACACTGG TCTTTCACCAATGGTCGAGGCACCATACATCGCGCGTAAACTTGACTGGGTTAATTCTGTTTGGCCGCGTGATTGGCTCGAGGATAGTGACATAAAACGCCCCGAAGTGCAAAAGTATTGCCTAATGGGAGTCAAAGACAGTTTCACAGATTTCCACATTGATTTTGGTGGTACATCTGTGTGGTATCACGTGCTACGCGGAGAGAAAGTGTTTTATCTGATCAGGCCTACACCTGCTAATTTACAACTGTATCAACATTGGATGTGCAGCTCAACGCAGAGTGAAACCTTCTTTGGAGATCAAGCCGATGCGTGTTACAAATGCGTTATAAAACAAGGCCAAACTATGATGATTCCAACAGGTTGGATACACGCTGTATTAACTCCAGTTGATTCTTTGGTCTTCGGTGGAAATTTTGTACATAGCCTTAACATTCCAATGCAACTACA AATATacgaattagaaaaaaaaatgaagactCCTGCCAAATTTCAATATCCTGGTTTTGAGACAATCAATTGGTTCGCAGCAAAGAAATTACTGAAAGAAttgaaagaattaaataatgaaGGAAAGAAATGTCCAGCGTATCTTTTACAGGGTGTTAAAGCATTACTCAGTATTCTAAAACAGTGGAACACAGATAAGGAC TATAATATGACCAGTAGAGGTCAAATACCAGAAACAATAAATAGTCAAAAATTGTTAAAAGATTTCAGTAAGGAAATTCGACATGCTGAACGAtacttaatatctttaaatccCCCGAAACCAGAGCGAGAGAGTAAACGCAAGAAAAAGAAACCATTGAATAAAGATTTTGTAGATTATGATGTTGCCGATAGAATGCCTGATAATCCGTTCAAAGCAACGTTAAAAGAGACGAGTAAAGCGAATTCTACGATTGTAGAGTCACCGTCATCCGGTAGACCACCCTTGAAACTCACATTACCGAAACCCATCATGTATCCCTATGCCAAAACTCAAAGTCCAACATTGGAAGAGAAAAATGTTTCCCCTGTTAGTAATAGAAGATCGTCAAAACCGGGTAAACAAAGTCCAACCGTAATTAGATTTAAGCTCGGCAATAATGAGGTGGTCAGGAGTACACATGATGAcataaatacgtataataatttacacTCTGACCATCCCCTTGGGACATCGAAAGAATTAACTTGGAAACAAACTTCCATATACGATTTTCACGACGGCAGCAATGAAAGCGATTATGGTCGATTTACTATTGACGAGTCGCCAAAACGAAAGAGAACACCCAAAACTAATACGCAAAAGCGTTTAAAACGCGATTACGATGGAGATGTTGATGTTTTAAATGATGCACCAAAAAATGGAAttgaagaattattaaaagctTCGGCTTATACCTTGGGAAACGGGACTCAAAGATTGGATGTAAC GACATCAATGATATCACAATATAGTCAACCTATGCCACCACCTACTGG TTCTGGTAGGGCATCTCCTTCGACTCGGGAAGCAATTGCCGGGATGCTATCCTTCAGTGAACAATGTTATTCAACTACGTCAAATAGTACATCGAAATCTACAAAAATCACGAAAGTTCAAACTAGCGAGGATGACGATCAGTCTAtagaaaatatcgataaagTTCATCAGGACGATGATTTTA TTTACCCGACTCTAGACGCTTCAGACGAtgaagattttatttttaaacctAAAGCGAAAAGTCAAATAGACGAGGCATGGAATCCAAAAGCCAGAGTAGGACCTCTCTTGCCAAAAACGAATCGTCCAGCTCGAGAAGGTGTCAAGAAAACATCTGTCGAAAAAGGGCTCGAAGCAGCGGCAGCGAAACGTGCAAAACAATCG GACGATTATCTGGATAACAACATGGATAAGGGCTCCAAGAAGAAATTG agCACAACTAAGCGGACGTATAataaaaagaagcaaaagaaTTCATCTGTAACTTCGGCAACTGGTACATCGGCCACATCTTCGGAAAATACCGCAAAAACAAGCATCGGATTCGGCTCGATATTAACGAGTCCTAATAGGCTCAAGGATGTTAAAGCGAAATTAGCCGCCCCAGTTCCAGTTG AACGAAAACCAAAGAAAGGAATGAAAACGGCGAAGCAACGCTTAGgaaaaattttgaaacttCACAAAATGATGCACTAG
- the LOC126868792 gene encoding histone lysine demethylase PHF8-like isoform X1, whose translation MELPVTYCLCGRSYDFEQFMIQCDVCKEWYHGGCVSVKEYMSIDLDKYHCPRCEAMCGPSLMKTKLNWHRHDYTEPDADTKPVQTGTPVFIRELKSRHFPKADEVVKHVRGQQLTLQYLQANGFESPIIIDGKDGLDMTVPPPNFSVYDVESYIGGDRDMDVIDVTRQSNIRMKLRDFVEYYNSPCRTRVLNVISLEFTNTGLSPMVEAPYIARKLDWVNSVWPRDWLEDSDIKRPEVQKYCLMGVKDSFTDFHIDFGGTSVWYHVLRGEKVFYLIRPTPANLQLYQHWMCSSTQSETFFGDQADACYKCVIKQGQTMMIPTGWIHAVLTPVDSLVFGGNFVHSLNIPMQLQIYELEKKMKTPAKFQYPGFETINWFAAKKLLKELKELNNEGKKCPAYLLQGVKALLSILKQWNTDKDYNMTSRGQIPETINSQKLLKDFSKEIRHAERYLISLNPPKPERESKRKKKKPLNKDFVDYDVADRMPDNPFKATLKETSKANSTIVESPSSGRPPLKLTLPKPIMYPYAKTQSPTLEEKNVSPVSNRRSSKPGKQSPTVIRFKLGNNEVVRSTHDDINTYNNLHSDHPLGTSKELTWKQTSIYDFHDGSNESDYGRFTIDESPKRKRTPKTNTQKRLKRDYDGDVDVLNDAPKNGIEELLKASAYTLGNGTQRLDVTTSMISQYSQPMPPPTGIYKLKTTSSGRASPSTREAIAGMLSFSEQCYSTTSNSTSKSTKITKVQTSEDDDQSIENIDKVHQDDDFIYPTLDASDDEDFIFKPKAKSQIDEAWNPKARVGPLLPKTNRPAREGVKKTSVEKGLEAAAAKRAKQSDDYLDNNMDKGSKKKLSTTKRTYNKKKQKNSSVTSATGTSATSSENTAKTSIGFGSILTSPNRLKDVKAKLAAPVPVERKPKKGMKTAKQRLGKILKLHKMMH comes from the exons ATGGAGTTACCAGTTACATATTGTTTATGTGGCCGTTCTTACGATTTCGAACAATTTATGATACAATGTGATGTTTGTAAAGAATGGTATCATGGAGG GTGTGTTTCTGTAAAAGAATATATGTCCATAGATCTTGACAAATACCATTGTCCGCGTTGTGAAGCAATGTGCGGGCCATCGCTTA tgaaaacaaaattgaatTGGCATAGACATGATTATACCGAGCCCGATGCTGATACAAAACCAGTTCAAACTGGCACACCAGTATTTATAAGGGAATTAAAATCCAGACATTTTCCAAAAGCTGATGAAGTTGTTAAACATGTTAGAGGACAGCAATTGACTCTTCAATATTTACAAGCTAATGGCTTTGAAAGTCCTATTATAATTGATGGGAAGGATGGACTTGATATGACCGTTCCACCACCAAACTTCAGCGTTTATGATGTCGAAAGTTACATAG GTGGAGATCGAGACATGGATGTAATCGACGTTACAAGACAAAGTAATATCAGAATGAAATTAAGAGACTTTGTTGAATATTACAATTCCCCTTGCAGAACAAGGGTTCTTAATGTGATTAGTCTTGAATTTACAAACACTGG TCTTTCACCAATGGTCGAGGCACCATACATCGCGCGTAAACTTGACTGGGTTAATTCTGTTTGGCCGCGTGATTGGCTCGAGGATAGTGACATAAAACGCCCCGAAGTGCAAAAGTATTGCCTAATGGGAGTCAAAGACAGTTTCACAGATTTCCACATTGATTTTGGTGGTACATCTGTGTGGTATCACGTGCTACGCGGAGAGAAAGTGTTTTATCTGATCAGGCCTACACCTGCTAATTTACAACTGTATCAACATTGGATGTGCAGCTCAACGCAGAGTGAAACCTTCTTTGGAGATCAAGCCGATGCGTGTTACAAATGCGTTATAAAACAAGGCCAAACTATGATGATTCCAACAGGTTGGATACACGCTGTATTAACTCCAGTTGATTCTTTGGTCTTCGGTGGAAATTTTGTACATAGCCTTAACATTCCAATGCAACTACA AATATacgaattagaaaaaaaaatgaagactCCTGCCAAATTTCAATATCCTGGTTTTGAGACAATCAATTGGTTCGCAGCAAAGAAATTACTGAAAGAAttgaaagaattaaataatgaaGGAAAGAAATGTCCAGCGTATCTTTTACAGGGTGTTAAAGCATTACTCAGTATTCTAAAACAGTGGAACACAGATAAGGAC TATAATATGACCAGTAGAGGTCAAATACCAGAAACAATAAATAGTCAAAAATTGTTAAAAGATTTCAGTAAGGAAATTCGACATGCTGAACGAtacttaatatctttaaatccCCCGAAACCAGAGCGAGAGAGTAAACGCAAGAAAAAGAAACCATTGAATAAAGATTTTGTAGATTATGATGTTGCCGATAGAATGCCTGATAATCCGTTCAAAGCAACGTTAAAAGAGACGAGTAAAGCGAATTCTACGATTGTAGAGTCACCGTCATCCGGTAGACCACCCTTGAAACTCACATTACCGAAACCCATCATGTATCCCTATGCCAAAACTCAAAGTCCAACATTGGAAGAGAAAAATGTTTCCCCTGTTAGTAATAGAAGATCGTCAAAACCGGGTAAACAAAGTCCAACCGTAATTAGATTTAAGCTCGGCAATAATGAGGTGGTCAGGAGTACACATGATGAcataaatacgtataataatttacacTCTGACCATCCCCTTGGGACATCGAAAGAATTAACTTGGAAACAAACTTCCATATACGATTTTCACGACGGCAGCAATGAAAGCGATTATGGTCGATTTACTATTGACGAGTCGCCAAAACGAAAGAGAACACCCAAAACTAATACGCAAAAGCGTTTAAAACGCGATTACGATGGAGATGTTGATGTTTTAAATGATGCACCAAAAAATGGAAttgaagaattattaaaagctTCGGCTTATACCTTGGGAAACGGGACTCAAAGATTGGATGTAAC GACATCAATGATATCACAATATAGTCAACCTATGCCACCACCTACTGG tatttataaattgaaaacaaCCAGTTCTGGTAGGGCATCTCCTTCGACTCGGGAAGCAATTGCCGGGATGCTATCCTTCAGTGAACAATGTTATTCAACTACGTCAAATAGTACATCGAAATCTACAAAAATCACGAAAGTTCAAACTAGCGAGGATGACGATCAGTCTAtagaaaatatcgataaagTTCATCAGGACGATGATTTTA TTTACCCGACTCTAGACGCTTCAGACGAtgaagattttatttttaaacctAAAGCGAAAAGTCAAATAGACGAGGCATGGAATCCAAAAGCCAGAGTAGGACCTCTCTTGCCAAAAACGAATCGTCCAGCTCGAGAAGGTGTCAAGAAAACATCTGTCGAAAAAGGGCTCGAAGCAGCGGCAGCGAAACGTGCAAAACAATCG GACGATTATCTGGATAACAACATGGATAAGGGCTCCAAGAAGAAATTG agCACAACTAAGCGGACGTATAataaaaagaagcaaaagaaTTCATCTGTAACTTCGGCAACTGGTACATCGGCCACATCTTCGGAAAATACCGCAAAAACAAGCATCGGATTCGGCTCGATATTAACGAGTCCTAATAGGCTCAAGGATGTTAAAGCGAAATTAGCCGCCCCAGTTCCAGTTG AACGAAAACCAAAGAAAGGAATGAAAACGGCGAAGCAACGCTTAGgaaaaattttgaaacttCACAAAATGATGCACTAG
- the LOC126868792 gene encoding histone lysine demethylase PHF8-like isoform X3: MELPVTYCLCGRSYDFEQFMIQCDVCKEWYHGGCVSVKEYMSIDLDKYHCPRCEAMCGPSLMKTKLNWHRHDYTEPDADTKPVQTGTPVFIRELKSRHFPKADEVVKHVRGQQLTLQYLQANGFESPIIIDGKDGLDMTVPPPNFSVYDVESYIGGDRDMDVIDVTRQSNIRMKLRDFVEYYNSPCRTRVLNVISLEFTNTGLSPMVEAPYIARKLDWVNSVWPRDWLEDSDIKRPEVQKYCLMGVKDSFTDFHIDFGGTSVWYHVLRGEKVFYLIRPTPANLQLYQHWMCSSTQSETFFGDQADACYKCVIKQGQTMMIPTGWIHAVLTPVDSLVFGGNFVHSLNIPMQLQIYELEKKMKTPAKFQYPGFETINWFAAKKLLKELKELNNEGKKCPAYLLQGVKALLSILKQWNTDKDYNMTSRGQIPETINSQKLLKDFSKEIRHAERYLISLNPPKPERESKRKKKKPLNKDFVDYDVADRMPDNPFKATLKETSKANSTIVESPSSGRPPLKLTLPKPIMYPYAKTQSPTLEEKNVSPVSNRRSSKPGKQSPTVIRFKLGNNEVVRSTHDDINTYNNLHSDHPLGTSKELTWKQTSIYDFHDGSNESDYGRFTIDESPKRKRTPKTNTQKRLKRDYDGDVDVLNDAPKNGIEELLKASAYTLGNGTQRLDVTTSMISQYSQPMPPPTGASPSTREAIAGMLSFSEQCYSTTSNSTSKSTKITKVQTSEDDDQSIENIDKVHQDDDFIYPTLDASDDEDFIFKPKAKSQIDEAWNPKARVGPLLPKTNRPAREGVKKTSVEKGLEAAAAKRAKQSDDYLDNNMDKGSKKKLSTTKRTYNKKKQKNSSVTSATGTSATSSENTAKTSIGFGSILTSPNRLKDVKAKLAAPVPVERKPKKGMKTAKQRLGKILKLHKMMH; encoded by the exons ATGGAGTTACCAGTTACATATTGTTTATGTGGCCGTTCTTACGATTTCGAACAATTTATGATACAATGTGATGTTTGTAAAGAATGGTATCATGGAGG GTGTGTTTCTGTAAAAGAATATATGTCCATAGATCTTGACAAATACCATTGTCCGCGTTGTGAAGCAATGTGCGGGCCATCGCTTA tgaaaacaaaattgaatTGGCATAGACATGATTATACCGAGCCCGATGCTGATACAAAACCAGTTCAAACTGGCACACCAGTATTTATAAGGGAATTAAAATCCAGACATTTTCCAAAAGCTGATGAAGTTGTTAAACATGTTAGAGGACAGCAATTGACTCTTCAATATTTACAAGCTAATGGCTTTGAAAGTCCTATTATAATTGATGGGAAGGATGGACTTGATATGACCGTTCCACCACCAAACTTCAGCGTTTATGATGTCGAAAGTTACATAG GTGGAGATCGAGACATGGATGTAATCGACGTTACAAGACAAAGTAATATCAGAATGAAATTAAGAGACTTTGTTGAATATTACAATTCCCCTTGCAGAACAAGGGTTCTTAATGTGATTAGTCTTGAATTTACAAACACTGG TCTTTCACCAATGGTCGAGGCACCATACATCGCGCGTAAACTTGACTGGGTTAATTCTGTTTGGCCGCGTGATTGGCTCGAGGATAGTGACATAAAACGCCCCGAAGTGCAAAAGTATTGCCTAATGGGAGTCAAAGACAGTTTCACAGATTTCCACATTGATTTTGGTGGTACATCTGTGTGGTATCACGTGCTACGCGGAGAGAAAGTGTTTTATCTGATCAGGCCTACACCTGCTAATTTACAACTGTATCAACATTGGATGTGCAGCTCAACGCAGAGTGAAACCTTCTTTGGAGATCAAGCCGATGCGTGTTACAAATGCGTTATAAAACAAGGCCAAACTATGATGATTCCAACAGGTTGGATACACGCTGTATTAACTCCAGTTGATTCTTTGGTCTTCGGTGGAAATTTTGTACATAGCCTTAACATTCCAATGCAACTACA AATATacgaattagaaaaaaaaatgaagactCCTGCCAAATTTCAATATCCTGGTTTTGAGACAATCAATTGGTTCGCAGCAAAGAAATTACTGAAAGAAttgaaagaattaaataatgaaGGAAAGAAATGTCCAGCGTATCTTTTACAGGGTGTTAAAGCATTACTCAGTATTCTAAAACAGTGGAACACAGATAAGGAC TATAATATGACCAGTAGAGGTCAAATACCAGAAACAATAAATAGTCAAAAATTGTTAAAAGATTTCAGTAAGGAAATTCGACATGCTGAACGAtacttaatatctttaaatccCCCGAAACCAGAGCGAGAGAGTAAACGCAAGAAAAAGAAACCATTGAATAAAGATTTTGTAGATTATGATGTTGCCGATAGAATGCCTGATAATCCGTTCAAAGCAACGTTAAAAGAGACGAGTAAAGCGAATTCTACGATTGTAGAGTCACCGTCATCCGGTAGACCACCCTTGAAACTCACATTACCGAAACCCATCATGTATCCCTATGCCAAAACTCAAAGTCCAACATTGGAAGAGAAAAATGTTTCCCCTGTTAGTAATAGAAGATCGTCAAAACCGGGTAAACAAAGTCCAACCGTAATTAGATTTAAGCTCGGCAATAATGAGGTGGTCAGGAGTACACATGATGAcataaatacgtataataatttacacTCTGACCATCCCCTTGGGACATCGAAAGAATTAACTTGGAAACAAACTTCCATATACGATTTTCACGACGGCAGCAATGAAAGCGATTATGGTCGATTTACTATTGACGAGTCGCCAAAACGAAAGAGAACACCCAAAACTAATACGCAAAAGCGTTTAAAACGCGATTACGATGGAGATGTTGATGTTTTAAATGATGCACCAAAAAATGGAAttgaagaattattaaaagctTCGGCTTATACCTTGGGAAACGGGACTCAAAGATTGGATGTAAC GACATCAATGATATCACAATATAGTCAACCTATGCCACCACCTACTGG GGCATCTCCTTCGACTCGGGAAGCAATTGCCGGGATGCTATCCTTCAGTGAACAATGTTATTCAACTACGTCAAATAGTACATCGAAATCTACAAAAATCACGAAAGTTCAAACTAGCGAGGATGACGATCAGTCTAtagaaaatatcgataaagTTCATCAGGACGATGATTTTA TTTACCCGACTCTAGACGCTTCAGACGAtgaagattttatttttaaacctAAAGCGAAAAGTCAAATAGACGAGGCATGGAATCCAAAAGCCAGAGTAGGACCTCTCTTGCCAAAAACGAATCGTCCAGCTCGAGAAGGTGTCAAGAAAACATCTGTCGAAAAAGGGCTCGAAGCAGCGGCAGCGAAACGTGCAAAACAATCG GACGATTATCTGGATAACAACATGGATAAGGGCTCCAAGAAGAAATTG agCACAACTAAGCGGACGTATAataaaaagaagcaaaagaaTTCATCTGTAACTTCGGCAACTGGTACATCGGCCACATCTTCGGAAAATACCGCAAAAACAAGCATCGGATTCGGCTCGATATTAACGAGTCCTAATAGGCTCAAGGATGTTAAAGCGAAATTAGCCGCCCCAGTTCCAGTTG AACGAAAACCAAAGAAAGGAATGAAAACGGCGAAGCAACGCTTAGgaaaaattttgaaacttCACAAAATGATGCACTAG